A window of Argopecten irradians isolate NY chromosome 1, Ai_NY, whole genome shotgun sequence contains these coding sequences:
- the LOC138333532 gene encoding uncharacterized protein yields MVKPKNSSSNEMNKKKDKQATSSKNRSCQNDSDSDTEALPQVYPGTHWPLDSTLELLINYDAVKEIRAVKPDFYPMLFYLTKSDYSGVAKVLSKLPVIMDHIQTRLDKAKGSVQSSSPPETKSAPPPKSVFPTAIRDLKTAKEEILKLLSNMCLNQNDASELLDWLTSFVTKKKGRTGFHLSEQEKAAEISKPVTRTQARTEEKLSSGSKTILTRGQEKQDGRQISEKKHEDKSVGTVTYNRVRKDASPVENNIRPTREEIYANINQMAVAQTLTQTGRLRKKQTSNCPEDKSSNDGGSKKRGRPKKTLDSDEDNDSTIESGNKNKKAKTKSRPDKSASPKPSKSVSPSLSLPSPNPPVLSPQQIGSPSRFSLSEDARQNASDVIKSILSKTQRSGDIVGEKNMWSEQSLDPIPIPAPPLRNNFGPIPMCLYKVQSETDETPVNNPLEFVTPKIEIDNAEEEEPSGQRFVKIEAGLSSADCSVTASGITQKSTPIIKTICTGAVCGGDNCIYEHSVIVEDCENPDMDCVIETFSKEAKEAEPVIIIDD; encoded by the exons ATGGTTAAGCCAAAAAATTCATCTTCTAATGAAATGAACAAGAAAAAAGACAAACAG gCAACATCATCTAAGAACCGATCCTGTCAAAATGATTCAGACTCTGATACTGAAGCATTACCCCAGGTTTACCCTGGCACCCACTGGCCCCTTGATTCCACACTGGAG CTGTTAATAAACTATGATGCAGTGAAGGAGATAAGAGCAGTGAAGCCAGACTTCTACCCCATGTTGTTCTACCTAACAAAGTCTGACTACAGTGGGGTGGCAAAAGTCCTGTCCAAACTACCAGTTATAATGGACCATATCCAGACCAG GTTGGATAAAGCAAAGGGTTCAGTTCAGTCATCCAGTCCTCCAGAGACTAAATCAGCACCACCTCCCAAATCTGTATTTCCAACAGCCATCAGAG ATTTGAAGACAGCCAAGGAGGAAATCCTAAAACTTTTGTCAAATATGTGCCTAAATCAGAATGATGCTTCAGAATTGCTTGACTGGCTCACCTCTTTTGTAACAAAAAAGAAGGGCAGAACTG gATTTCACTTATCTGAGCAGGAGAAGGCTGCTGAGATTTCAAAGCCTGTCACAAGGACTCAAGCAAGAACAGAAGAAAAGTTATCATCTGGGAGTAAAACCATTTTAACCAGAGGAcaagaaaaacaagatggcagacaaATTAGTGAGAAGAAACATGAAGACAAAAGTGTTGGGACAGTTACCTACAACAGAGTCAGAAAAGATGCTTCCCCGGTTGAGAATAACATCAGACCAACCAGAGAGGAGATCTATGCAAATATCAACCAAATGGCAGTTGCACAAACCCTGACGCAGACTGGCAGACTGAGGAAAAAACAAACTAGTAATTGTcctgaagacaaaagttcaaaCGATGGAGGGTCAAAAAAGCGAGGCAGGCCAAAGAAGACATTAGATTCGGATGAAGACAATGATTCTACCATTGAGtctggaaataaaaataaaaaagcaaaaacaaaatcacGTCCAGATAAATCTGCGTCTCCGAAACCCAGTAAATCTGTGTCCCCATCATTATCGTTGCCATCACCGAATCCACCAGTGTTGTCTCCTCAGCAGATAGGCTCGCCTTCCAGATTCAGTCTCAGTGAAGATGCCAGGCAAAATGCCTCTGACGTCATTAAGTCTATTCTGAGCAAGACTCAGAGATCGGGGGACATTGTCggtgaaaaaaatatgtggtCAGAACAGTCACTTGACCCCATACCTATCCCAGCTCCACCTTTGAGAAATAACTTTGGGCCCATTcctatgtgtttatataaagTGCAATCAGAAACTGACGAGACCCCTGTGAATAATCCCCTGGAGTTTGTGACACCGAAAATAGAAATTGACAATGCAGAAGAGGAGGAACCTAGTGGACAGAGATTTGTGAAAATTGAAGCAGGATTATCATCAGCAGACTGTTCTGTAACAGCGTCTGGTATCACTCAGAAATCTACCCCGATCATAAAGACTATTTGTACAGGTGCTGTGTGCGGAGGCGACAACTGTATTTACGAGCATTCTGTTATTGTGGAAGATTGTGAAAATCCTGACATGGACTGTGTAATTGAAACGTTTAGTAAGGAAGCCAAAGAGGCTGAGCCAGTTATAATCATTGACGATTGA